GAGCTGTTTACATGAATATTGTGAGCTCGGTGCTGAGCTTTGTTGGCATGTCGATTGGCCTGCTGCTGGTCGGCATCGGTGACGGCGTGACTCAGTGGATCTACGCAGCGACAGCAGGTTCTTTCCTATACATTGCCTTTGCGGATTTGGTGCCCACAATGAGTGTGGCTCACAATCCGGAACTAGCGCGTGATCCGAAGGGTATAATAATTCAGATTTTGGGTATTTTCTTGGGCGGTGCAATAATGCTGGTGATTGCTTTGAATGAGCATGATTTGGAAGGTCTATTTAAGGGTGAATAGATGTAGTGAGTGCCACAGTGGCATTGTGTATGGAATCTCAATGAAAAATACATGGCAAGTCACATctaaatgcaaaattcaaaCAGCAAATAATTCAACTTGGTTGTCTCCCTTCCAATCTATAGGGTTGTATAGTTAGTTTACCGCTTGTACAgtcaaaaataccaaatcaaATGCACAATTGTTGGCAGCAAAGAACTAGTTAATATTGCTCGTATGAAAACTATGATTTTATGCTCGAGAAAAGTATGTAAATAAGATTCTAAATCCAAATATAAGCGTGCGACTTTTGTAGTTTAAGAACTCGATCTTTAATGATTTATATGTGTGTTGTAACATTTACTAGATACtagctttaaatattaaagaaccTCGTGTTACTTTTAAAGATCTAAgataattgcatttgttgttgctcctcgAAGGGTTCGTTGGGTAGTCGGGCGGAGTTCTGCAAAGAACAATCAATTACGTAAGTTAATACTTTAATGtcttaatataaatattgttaatattacCAGTTTCTGTGCGCGCTTCTCCAGTAGACCATAAGCAATGTGGTTCAATGAAAATCCAGTGGGCAGAGCAACGCCTTGCAAGCGATAAAATGCATCAGTTGAACCTTCGTTGGCAACCTTGTGCGCCGCCAGAATAGTACACTTTCCAAGGAATCGCGTAGATGCCACCATGGGACCACGAGAGATGTCGATGTGATCACCGAGACGATAAAGCGTCACACGGCTTTGATTCTGTTGCGCAATGCTGGGCAATTGTTCGCTCTTATAGCGGGAATCCTTGAACATTTCCTTTGCCAACTCCTTATCCACCTCCAGGCGCTCAATGCGTAAGTCTTGCGCCGCCAACTTGACCATTTCAGCAGAGATGGCACGCATCTCAGCCTTGGTAGGCTCCCAGTTCTGTGCGCCCAGCACAATGTCGTGCACAAAGCTACCAgatttaactaaaatataaaaaaaaattagttacAACTCAATTCGGATAATTTATGCATGTCTATAACTCACTGTTGGGTCCGGGAAAACTGTGTAATTGTAACCTGGCTTCGTCCTTGAAGGCTCTTTGTAAAGCAGCACCCAGCATAAAACTGCAGGTGCGCCAAAACGCCCTTATTGaagaaacataaaataaattaataaataaatctatgGATTCGTCGAAGCAAATTAGATTTGATGGGTCGCCATGGATTAGGAAAGAAAGCTCgccaataataacaataaatatattattaacaacTTACTTGTTGACAACGTGTGGCTCCGAGACATTAAAATTCAGCAGTTGTAACGTGCAGGACTCTTGGAGAGGTCTATGCATATCCCAGGGAACACTGCCATCTACCAACGCCAGTGCAGACCTTTTGCAATGACCTTCGCTCAAATGCTGGGCACA
This is a stretch of genomic DNA from Drosophila albomicans strain 15112-1751.03 chromosome 3, ASM965048v2, whole genome shotgun sequence. It encodes these proteins:
- the LOC117568961 gene encoding 39S ribosomal protein L39, mitochondrial yields the protein MATATKLYKQSWHALRQLQQYRTIASGNASASIKSRNELFNQEQKRQRDAVGRVEKIEVRYLGLPEDVTLVMNNHISTPYNCAQHLSEGHCKRSALALVDGSVPWDMHRPLQESCTLQLLNFNVSEPHVVNKAFWRTCSFMLGAALQRAFKDEARLQLHSFPGPNIKSGSFVHDIVLGAQNWEPTKAEMRAISAEMVKLAAQDLRIERLEVDKELAKEMFKDSRYKSEQLPSIAQQNQSRVTLYRLGDHIDISRGPMVASTRFLGKCTILAAHKVANEGSTDAFYRLQGVALPTGFSLNHIAYGLLEKRAQKLNSARLPNEPFEEQQQMQLS